The window TTTCTTACAATGCTATCACAACTTTTCCAACTGCCCTGCCGCTTTCCAGCAAGGTATGCGCCTCGCCCACCTGCTCCAGCTGGAAAACTTTGGATACATGTGATTTGATGATGCCCTTTTCTAACAAGTCTGCAATGGTTTTCATGTCATCGCCGCTTGGGTAAACCAGTACATTGTGGCCATGCACACCTAAGTCTTTCGCTTTTTGAAGCAACTCGTCGTTAAAAGCGTGCAAAATACAAATTACCGCACCACCTTTATTGACGACATGGAGCGACTGTTCTGTATTTGCGCCACCAATGGGGTCAAATATAAAATCAATATCAGTCACCACATCTTCAACCTTTTGCGCTTTATAATCAATGTGCTCATCTGCACCTAATGATAAAACAAAATCTTTATTGGCTGCCGATGAAGTGCCAATAACATAGGCACCTAAATGTTTGGCCATTTGTACCACATAATGGCCAACGCCTCCCGATGCTGCATGAACCAGCACCCTATCGCCTTTTTTGATATTTACTTTGGTGGTTAACACCTGCCAGGCGGTAAGCGCGGCAAGGGTTGCGGCGGCGGCGTCGTTATGACTGATGTTTGCGGGTTTTTTAGCCAGTTCGGACGGTTTGGCAACAACATACTCTGCATAGGCTTTACCTAACGCGGGGAAGTTGATCATCGAAAACACCTCGTCGCCAGGTTTAAAACCGGTAACATCGCTGCCAATCCCGGTTATTACGCCCGATATATCCCAGCCTAAAATTACGGGCAACTCCATTTTGGTGCGGCCGGCAGCACCTTTGCCCTGGCGGGTTTTAAAATCAACCGGGTTTATGCTGATGGATTTTAGCTTTATTAATACTTCATCGGCCCCGATGGTTGGCACGGGTATATTAACGGCTTCAAAATTTTCTATACCGCCAAATTCTTTTAAAATTATTGCTTTCATTTTTTCATTTTTTTGAGTAAGACAAATATCTACCAATAAAAATAATTAAATTGGTATATATTTACTATAATTTGGTATTTTTGCTTTATGGTAAAGGAAAATCTGTACGAACCGTTTTCAATTGCTTATCTAACATTAGATAAATGCCCAAAGTTTGAACATCAGCATAGCTTTTTTGAATTAATTTATGTGATATCCGGCACCGGCAGGCAATGCATCAACAAAAACCATTTTGATTACCGGGCCGGGCATATGTTTTTGATAACGCCCGAGGACTGCCATTCGCTGCATATTGACAGTACTACCGAGTTTTTCTTTTTGCGCTTTAACGATATCTACCTCAAAAATGGCAGCCTGCTACATGAAAACATCCAGCGATTGGAGTACATATTGCACAACGCCAATCACCAGCCGGGTTGCATTCTTAAAAACCTGCCCGATAAACGCCTGGTTGGACCAATGATAGAGGCCATTATCCGTGAGTATCAGAATAAGGACATTTACAATAAGGAGCTTATTCAGCAACTGGTAAATACGCTGATCATCGTGGTGGCCCGAAACATTGCCCGCTACCTGCCGGAGCAGTTAAACATGGGCACCGAAGAAAAGGCGATGGATATTTTACAATACGTGCAAAGTAATATCTATTACCCAGAGAAACTAAAAGCTGATGTAATCAGCAATACCTTCAGTATCTCCGAAGCGTATATGGGCCGCTACTTTAAAAAGCACGCCAG is drawn from Mucilaginibacter ginsenosidivorax and contains these coding sequences:
- a CDS encoding NADP-dependent oxidoreductase, with the translated sequence MKAIILKEFGGIENFEAVNIPVPTIGADEVLIKLKSISINPVDFKTRQGKGAAGRTKMELPVILGWDISGVITGIGSDVTGFKPGDEVFSMINFPALGKAYAEYVVAKPSELAKKPANISHNDAAAATLAALTAWQVLTTKVNIKKGDRVLVHAASGGVGHYVVQMAKHLGAYVIGTSSAANKDFVLSLGADEHIDYKAQKVEDVVTDIDFIFDPIGGANTEQSLHVVNKGGAVICILHAFNDELLQKAKDLGVHGHNVLVYPSGDDMKTIADLLEKGIIKSHVSKVFQLEQVGEAHTLLESGRAVGKVVIAL
- a CDS encoding helix-turn-helix domain-containing protein; this encodes MVKENLYEPFSIAYLTLDKCPKFEHQHSFFELIYVISGTGRQCINKNHFDYRAGHMFLITPEDCHSLHIDSTTEFFFLRFNDIYLKNGSLLHENIQRLEYILHNANHQPGCILKNLPDKRLVGPMIEAIIREYQNKDIYNKELIQQLVNTLIIVVARNIARYLPEQLNMGTEEKAMDILQYVQSNIYYPEKLKADVISNTFSISEAYMGRYFKKHASETLQQYIINYKTKLIEHRLQFSDKRLNEIASEFGFTDESHFNKFFRKQKGNSPKEYRKMIQLPHAS